Below is a genomic region from Marinobacter bohaiensis.
CCCCGTGGTGGAAGCCCGCCTGGGACGCCTGTTCATCAACCCCATCACCGGCATTGGCTGGCAGGTGGTGAAGACCGAGCAACTGAGCATCTCGCCGGTGATTTCCTACGAGCGCGGCCGCGACGACGTCGGCGACATCTCCGACCTCGACGAAGTGGACGACAGTGCCATGGCCGGCGTCCTGCTGAGCTGGACCCCGGGCCCCTGGCAGTTCAACACCGAGCTGGCAGCCCCGGTGGGCGGCGATCTGGACGGCGTGCGGCTGCGCTCCTACCTGAGGTTTCGTGGCCGCCTGTCGCCCCAATGGAGCTACGGTGTCGGCCCGGGCGCCACCTGGGCCAGCGAAGACTGGAACGACGCCCTGTTCAGCGTCTCCGACGCCGGCGCGGCCCGTTCCGGCCTGGCCGCCTACGATCCGGACGGCGCCTTCCTGCGTGCCAGTCTCAACGGTCGCCTGACCTATCACGCTGCCCGCAATTGGGACGTCACGTCCATTGCCCGCTACAGCCGCCTGTTCGGCGACGCGGCGGACAGCCCCATCGTCGAGGATGTGGGCGACGCCAATCAATGGTTCGGCAGCGTGATCGTCACCTACCGGTTCTGAGGGGCCACCTGACGAACCCGTTTTCTGCCCGCCGTCCAACCCCTGAACCCAACCCTCC
It encodes:
- a CDS encoding MipA/OmpV family protein yields the protein MTIGKPLIAMVLGLSSAGALAQDEAPETPDANEWRFNLGVGVGVAPEYRGADTYEAIPIPVVEARLGRLFINPITGIGWQVVKTEQLSISPVISYERGRDDVGDISDLDEVDDSAMAGVLLSWTPGPWQFNTELAAPVGGDLDGVRLRSYLRFRGRLSPQWSYGVGPGATWASEDWNDALFSVSDAGAARSGLAAYDPDGAFLRASLNGRLTYHAARNWDVTSIARYSRLFGDAADSPIVEDVGDANQWFGSVIVTYRF